From a single Corynebacterium kroppenstedtii DSM 44385 genomic region:
- a CDS encoding adenylate/guanylate cyclase domain-containing protein translates to MMTIQEYLRWLRGTSWPLYAALVLLANVVGALAVGAFLRFLLPLGERDDLTDFSSSVGALYAAYFVAAVVAGIGCTVFLFQSVLRWQRHPDRFDPIMIRHLVLRIPAFQAFLGAALWLIGVVIFTAVAATRSASLAVSVCVTALLGGALVTMLTYFIAERRVRPIAIAALAVNADRTFLEPSISGRIRQVWVTTTAIPVVGIVLLAVGARQGFFSSDAASLMPAVVALAVTSLVTGWAGAALLSMSIADPIDELQDAILRVRRGETDTDVPIYDGSEIGVLQAGFNEMMRGLRDRQRVRDVFGQYVGIEVARQAMEENPVLGGEDRLVAVLFVDVIGSTTFAVNHPPEEVVETLNQYFDRVVEIVHKHRGIINKFEGDAALAVFGAPLPLDDIAGHALAAARELRAELRGLRLQSGIGVAAGHVVAGHIGAHDRFEYTVIGDAVNQAARLTDLAKDTPGRVLTSAATLRRANEAEQARWTVLKSVELRGRKEMTQLARPIRPTLADRSER, encoded by the coding sequence ATTATGACTATTCAGGAGTATCTGCGGTGGCTTCGGGGGACGTCGTGGCCTTTGTATGCGGCATTGGTGCTTCTGGCTAATGTGGTCGGCGCGCTGGCGGTGGGCGCTTTCCTCCGGTTCTTGTTGCCACTGGGAGAGCGCGACGATCTCACGGATTTTTCCAGTTCAGTGGGCGCGCTCTACGCAGCATATTTCGTGGCAGCCGTCGTGGCAGGTATCGGCTGCACTGTTTTCCTCTTTCAGTCGGTACTCAGGTGGCAGCGCCATCCTGACCGCTTCGACCCCATCATGATCCGCCACCTAGTGCTGCGCATCCCCGCTTTCCAAGCGTTCCTGGGCGCGGCTCTGTGGCTCATTGGTGTGGTCATCTTCACGGCTGTGGCCGCTACTCGTTCTGCGAGCCTCGCCGTGTCGGTGTGCGTAACGGCCCTCCTGGGCGGTGCGCTGGTCACGATGCTCACGTATTTCATTGCGGAGCGCCGCGTTCGCCCCATCGCGATCGCAGCCCTGGCGGTGAACGCGGATCGTACTTTCCTGGAGCCGTCGATTAGTGGGCGTATCCGCCAAGTATGGGTAACGACGACGGCCATCCCCGTGGTGGGGATCGTGCTGTTGGCGGTGGGGGCTCGCCAGGGATTTTTCTCCAGCGACGCGGCGAGTTTGATGCCCGCGGTGGTGGCGCTGGCGGTGACGTCGTTAGTGACGGGCTGGGCCGGCGCTGCGCTGCTCTCGATGAGCATCGCGGACCCCATTGATGAGCTTCAGGACGCTATCCTGCGCGTGCGTCGCGGTGAGACGGATACCGACGTCCCGATTTACGACGGCTCGGAGATCGGCGTGCTGCAGGCCGGCTTCAACGAAATGATGCGCGGTTTGCGCGACCGCCAGCGCGTGCGCGATGTGTTCGGCCAGTACGTGGGTATCGAGGTCGCGCGGCAGGCGATGGAGGAGAACCCGGTGTTGGGCGGCGAGGATCGCCTGGTTGCGGTGCTGTTCGTCGACGTGATTGGTTCCACGACGTTCGCGGTGAACCATCCGCCGGAAGAGGTTGTGGAGACGCTCAATCAGTACTTTGATCGCGTCGTGGAGATCGTGCACAAGCACCGCGGGATTATCAACAAGTTCGAGGGCGACGCGGCGCTGGCTGTTTTCGGGGCTCCGCTGCCACTCGACGACATCGCCGGCCACGCGTTGGCGGCGGCGCGCGAACTACGGGCGGAGCTGCGTGGCTTGCGTCTGCAGTCGGGTATTGGTGTGGCCGCCGGGCACGTTGTGGCTGGTCACATTGGTGCCCATGACCGTTTTGAGTACACGGTGATCGGCGACGCGGTGAACCAGGCGGCTCGGCTGACGGATTTGGCTAAGGACACTCCCGGTCGTGTTTTGACTTCTGCCGCGACGTTGCGTCGCGCGAATGAGGCGGAGCAGGCGCGGTGGACTGTGCTGAAGTCCGTAGAGTTGCGGGGGCGCAAGGAGATGACTCAGTTGGCACGGCCTATTCGCCCGACGCTCGCTGACCGTTCAGAGAGGTAG